From the genome of Scytonema hofmannii PCC 7110, one region includes:
- a CDS encoding DUF3288 family protein produces MIAGNKEQQHPLYNRDRLIVDTLLTQEATDYNLAELARLRIRYQGFPGARDIQRDLNQILQQWDLTEEQLFEKTRQLHSLGGIYKSRGKREEEDWN; encoded by the coding sequence ATGATTGCAGGTAATAAAGAACAGCAGCACCCTCTATACAATCGCGATCGCCTCATCGTTGATACTTTACTAACTCAAGAGGCAACTGATTATAATCTAGCAGAATTAGCTAGATTGCGAATTCGCTATCAAGGTTTTCCTGGTGCAAGAGACATTCAACGGGATCTAAACCAGATCTTACAGCAATGGGACCTTACCGAAGAACAATTGTTTGAAAAAACCCGTCAGCTTCACAGCCTTGGGGGTATCTACAAGAGTCGCGGTAAACGAGAAGAAGAAGATTGGAACTAA
- a CDS encoding ATP-dependent Clp protease ATP-binding subunit, giving the protein MFEHFTSEAIKVIMLAQEEARRLGHNFVGTEQILLGLIGEGTGVAAKVLTDLGVTLKDARREVERIIGRGSGFVPPEIPFTPKVKSLFEQAFKEARSLGHNYISTEHLLLGLTEAGEGVAAKVLQNLGLDLSQVRTAVIRNLGEATSVSGSRGGSSNGQRRNQSLTLEEYGKNLTKLAKEGKLDPVVGREKEIERAVQILGRRTKNNPVLIGEPGVGKTAIAEGLAQRIVNQDIPDILQDKQVISLDMGLVVAGTRFRGDFEERLKKIMDEIRSSGNIILVIDELHTLVGAGGSEGGMDAANILKPALARGELQCIGATTLDEYRKHIERDAALERRFQPIMVGEPSVEETIEILYGLRSAYENHHRVQISDEALVAAANLSDRYISDRFLPDKAIDLIDEAGSRVRLRNSTNAANREIKKELAQVSKSKDEVVRAQDFDKAGKLRDRELELEAQLREISQNDLAVNSPVVDEEDIAQIVASWTGVPVNKLTESESELLLHLEDTLHQRLIGQEQAVTAVSRAIRRARVGLKNPNRPIASFIFSGPTGVGKTELTKALASYFFGSEDAMIRLDMSEFMERHTVSKLIGSPPGYVGFDEGGQLTEAVRRKPYTVVLFDEIEKAHPDVFNMLLQILEDGRLTDAKGRTVDFKNTLIIMTSNIGSKVIEKGGGGLGFQFAEDAAEASYNRIRSLVNEELKSFFRPEFLNRLDEIIVFTQLKKDEIKQIAEIMLREVASRLTEKGISLEVSDRFKDRVIQEGYDPSYGARPLRRAIVRLLEDSLAEAMLSGEITEGDTAIIDVDDDGQVKVQKSESRELLLANLG; this is encoded by the coding sequence ATGTTTGAACACTTCACATCTGAAGCTATAAAAGTGATTATGCTAGCCCAGGAAGAGGCGCGTCGCCTGGGACACAACTTCGTAGGCACGGAGCAAATTCTCTTGGGTTTGATTGGCGAAGGAACAGGGGTTGCTGCCAAAGTGCTGACCGACTTGGGCGTTACTCTCAAAGACGCACGTCGCGAAGTAGAAAGAATTATTGGTCGGGGTTCTGGCTTTGTCCCCCCGGAAATTCCTTTCACTCCCAAGGTGAAAAGCCTGTTTGAGCAAGCGTTTAAGGAAGCTCGCAGCCTGGGACATAACTACATCAGTACCGAACATTTACTGTTAGGTTTAACTGAGGCTGGTGAAGGTGTCGCCGCTAAAGTTCTGCAAAATCTCGGACTGGATCTTTCACAAGTCCGCACTGCAGTAATTCGCAATCTAGGCGAAGCGACATCGGTGTCTGGAAGTCGCGGTGGGAGCAGCAACGGTCAACGGCGCAACCAATCCCTCACTTTAGAAGAATATGGTAAAAATCTGACCAAGCTAGCCAAAGAAGGCAAGCTCGACCCTGTTGTTGGTCGTGAGAAAGAAATTGAGCGTGCAGTTCAAATTCTAGGTCGCCGCACGAAGAACAATCCTGTTTTGATTGGGGAACCTGGAGTAGGGAAAACTGCGATCGCAGAAGGTCTCGCTCAACGTATTGTCAATCAAGATATACCTGATATTCTACAAGATAAGCAAGTCATTAGCCTCGATATGGGGTTAGTGGTCGCAGGGACTCGCTTTCGGGGCGATTTTGAAGAACGCCTGAAGAAAATCATGGATGAAATTCGTTCATCGGGTAATATCATCCTGGTGATCGATGAACTTCACACTTTAGTAGGCGCTGGTGGTAGTGAAGGCGGTATGGATGCTGCTAATATCCTCAAGCCAGCACTTGCAAGAGGTGAACTTCAGTGCATTGGCGCAACCACTCTTGATGAGTACCGGAAGCACATTGAGCGTGATGCAGCTCTTGAGCGTCGTTTTCAACCAATTATGGTAGGTGAACCATCGGTTGAGGAAACGATTGAAATACTGTACGGTTTGCGTTCTGCCTACGAGAATCACCACAGAGTGCAAATTTCTGACGAAGCCTTGGTAGCTGCAGCTAATTTGTCAGATCGTTATATTAGCGATCGCTTTTTACCTGATAAAGCTATCGACTTGATTGATGAGGCAGGTTCTCGCGTTCGCTTGCGGAATTCTACAAACGCCGCAAATCGCGAGATTAAGAAAGAGTTGGCACAAGTAAGCAAGTCCAAAGACGAAGTGGTTAGGGCGCAAGATTTTGATAAGGCAGGGAAACTGCGCGATCGCGAGTTAGAACTTGAAGCACAGTTAAGAGAGATATCACAAAATGATTTGGCTGTCAATAGCCCTGTCGTTGATGAAGAAGACATTGCTCAAATTGTTGCTTCTTGGACGGGCGTACCAGTTAACAAGCTGACCGAATCCGAATCGGAGTTGCTGCTGCACTTAGAAGATACTTTGCACCAACGTTTGATTGGTCAAGAGCAAGCAGTTACTGCAGTTTCTAGAGCCATCCGTCGTGCAAGAGTTGGGTTAAAGAATCCCAATCGACCTATTGCCAGTTTTATTTTCTCCGGTCCTACGGGAGTTGGTAAGACAGAATTGACCAAGGCGTTGGCTTCCTACTTCTTCGGTTCCGAAGATGCGATGATTCGGCTAGATATGTCCGAATTTATGGAACGCCATACAGTTTCCAAGCTGATCGGTTCGCCTCCCGGTTATGTAGGATTTGACGAAGGCGGACAATTGACGGAAGCAGTACGCCGCAAACCATACACGGTAGTGCTATTTGATGAAATCGAAAAAGCACATCCCGATGTGTTTAATATGCTGCTGCAAATTCTAGAAGATGGTCGCCTTACCGATGCTAAAGGTCGCACAGTGGACTTTAAGAACACACTGATTATCATGACTTCTAACATTGGTTCCAAGGTGATTGAGAAAGGTGGCGGTGGTTTGGGCTTCCAGTTTGCAGAAGATGCAGCTGAAGCAAGCTACAACCGCATCCGCAGCTTGGTGAATGAAGAATTGAAGTCTTTCTTCCGTCCCGAATTCCTCAACCGTCTTGATGAGATTATCGTCTTCACTCAGTTGAAGAAAGACGAAATCAAGCAAATTGCTGAGATTATGCTGCGCGAAGTTGCCAGTCGCTTGACCGAGAAAGGAATTAGTCTAGAAGTGAGCGATCGCTTTAAAGACCGTGTTATACAGGAAGGATATGACCCCAGTTATGGTGCTAGACCATTACGTCGGGCAATTGTGCGCCTGTTAGAAGACTCTCTTGCCGAGGCAATGCTTTCCGGCGAGATTACAGAAGGCGACACAGCCATTATAGATGTTGACGATGACGGTCAGGTGAAAGTGCAGAAGTCTGAGAGTCGAGAGTTGTTACTCGCCAATCTTGGTTAA
- a CDS encoding rhomboid family intramembrane serine protease, translating to MDLNHLLIWLVCLSCVSTMVNAALISAKNNRGWILISVLILGVTAVSAYATPAAAGLISGCLWAILIVVPNIGNRKVDQLSAQQSFGQASKLAKFISLLHPADGWRERPELLRALELAQKGNIPEASAILNRYKSDLTPSGRSAIATLYQIEGRWEDLLLWIQDNLSSATLRKDFDILNSYLRALGEIGNLNGMLLTWERYEQTFEKILNIRTRNLARLFVFAFCGETEQVTKLLSSSLFNYSDTIKTFWLATADQSAGKDTIAREQFLNISDSSDLRIKKAVARRLSNPVVEAETVLTERSKQILSRISTEMESEARYSGRVGVKPRQAFATYFIIGLNLLVFGLEVKLGGSTNLESLYKLGALVPREVIAGDWWRLLAAAFLHYGFLHLALNMLGLYLFGRLVEFAIGLPRFLLLYFTSAIGSMLAVTFMSVKGYSQTNFAVGASGCIMGLVGAFAAILLLDWQRKKTRIAARSLRGIVTLIILQVIFDLTTPQISFVGHTSGLIVGFVMGILLKYGFRGRH from the coding sequence ATGGATCTTAATCACCTACTGATTTGGTTAGTGTGTCTGTCATGTGTTTCAACCATGGTGAATGCAGCACTTATCTCTGCTAAAAACAATCGTGGTTGGATTCTAATCTCTGTGCTTATCTTAGGTGTTACAGCAGTGAGTGCTTACGCTACACCAGCCGCAGCAGGCTTGATTAGTGGATGTCTGTGGGCGATCTTAATAGTTGTACCTAATATTGGTAACAGAAAAGTTGACCAACTGAGCGCCCAACAAAGTTTCGGTCAAGCCAGCAAATTAGCTAAATTTATTTCCCTGTTACATCCAGCAGATGGCTGGCGCGAACGACCAGAACTGTTACGTGCTCTAGAATTAGCGCAGAAGGGGAATATACCTGAAGCGAGTGCAATTCTAAACCGTTACAAAAGCGATCTAACACCGAGTGGTCGATCTGCGATCGCAACACTCTATCAAATAGAAGGTCGTTGGGAAGATCTGCTGCTATGGATACAGGATAATCTATCTTCAGCAACATTACGCAAGGACTTCGATATACTAAATAGCTACTTAAGAGCGCTTGGAGAAATTGGCAACTTAAATGGTATGCTTTTAACCTGGGAGCGTTACGAACAGACTTTTGAGAAAATACTTAACATCAGAACGCGAAACCTAGCACGTTTGTTTGTCTTTGCCTTTTGCGGTGAAACAGAACAAGTGACAAAACTACTTAGCAGTTCCCTCTTCAACTATTCTGATACCATTAAAACATTCTGGCTAGCAACGGCTGACCAATCTGCAGGAAAAGACACAATCGCTCGCGAACAATTTTTAAATATAAGTGATAGCAGCGATCTTCGGATCAAAAAAGCAGTAGCAAGACGTTTATCCAATCCTGTTGTTGAAGCTGAAACAGTTTTGACTGAGAGAAGCAAACAGATTTTATCTAGAATCAGTACTGAAATGGAATCTGAAGCTAGATATAGCGGTAGAGTTGGCGTTAAGCCGCGCCAAGCATTTGCCACATACTTTATTATCGGTTTAAATTTGCTGGTCTTTGGTCTTGAGGTGAAACTTGGAGGAAGTACTAACCTTGAGAGCTTATATAAATTAGGTGCGTTAGTTCCTAGAGAAGTGATAGCAGGAGATTGGTGGCGTTTGTTAGCTGCTGCTTTTCTTCACTATGGTTTTTTGCACCTTGCACTTAATATGCTAGGTCTTTATTTGTTCGGTCGTCTAGTAGAATTTGCTATCGGGCTTCCTCGATTTCTTTTGTTGTATTTTACCAGTGCGATCGGCTCAATGCTAGCTGTTACCTTTATGTCAGTTAAAGGTTATTCCCAGACAAATTTTGCAGTTGGCGCTTCTGGATGTATTATGGGGCTTGTTGGTGCTTTTGCCGCTATTTTGTTACTTGACTGGCAAAGGAAAAAAACGCGCATTGCTGCTAGAAGTTTGCGAGGAATTGTTACACTGATTATTTTGCAAGTGATTTTCGATTTAACGACACCACAGATTAGTTTTGTTGGTCATACTTCCGGATTGATTGTTGGGTTTGTGATGGGGATACTTTTGAAGTATGGCTTTCGGGGTAGACACTAG
- a CDS encoding AI-2E family transporter: MTISLNKLLQLLILTLIFPLFFLNGWLAFRFFQYFQPIVTTLVLATLLAFILNYPVLILENQGIKRNYAVTLVFIITLIILLGLGLTLIPIISQQVNEMDAVLPEWVNSSEHQFQIFHNWTISHGFNLNLNQVFTQIAHRLPDELEYFADKLFSLVRETIDSISEALVTVVLTFYLLLDGGKIWEGIFKKLPWSFGQQLKQSVQQNFQNYLIGQIALGLLMGFSLTVVFLLLNVQFALLFGLGVGILSLIPFGDVASLAIVTLIIVSHNFWLAVRVLGVSVVVDQVIDQAIAPRLLGSFTGLKPIWILISLLIGTYIGGVLGLLIAVPVAGVIKDAINGWSSVSDSSQNIIESKELAEIKDC, from the coding sequence ATGACAATTTCACTCAATAAATTACTACAATTGTTAATTCTGACACTTATATTTCCTTTATTTTTTCTCAATGGATGGCTAGCATTTCGATTTTTTCAATACTTTCAACCCATTGTCACAACTCTTGTCTTAGCAACTTTACTAGCTTTTATTTTGAATTACCCAGTTTTGATTCTAGAAAATCAGGGAATTAAACGGAATTATGCCGTTACATTAGTTTTTATAATCACTTTAATTATTTTGTTGGGTTTGGGTCTGACATTAATTCCTATTATTTCACAACAAGTTAATGAAATGGATGCGGTTCTTCCTGAATGGGTTAATTCTAGCGAGCACCAATTTCAGATTTTTCATAATTGGACGATTAGCCACGGGTTCAATTTAAATTTAAATCAAGTATTTACTCAAATAGCACATCGCTTACCTGATGAATTAGAGTATTTTGCCGATAAACTATTTAGTCTTGTCAGAGAAACAATTGATAGTATTTCTGAAGCTTTAGTTACTGTAGTACTAACTTTCTATCTTTTATTGGATGGTGGTAAAATCTGGGAAGGAATATTTAAGAAGCTACCTTGGAGTTTTGGTCAGCAATTGAAACAATCTGTTCAACAAAATTTTCAAAACTACTTAATTGGTCAGATAGCGTTGGGTTTGTTGATGGGATTTTCACTGACTGTAGTATTTCTGCTTCTCAACGTTCAGTTTGCTTTATTATTTGGATTGGGAGTGGGAATTTTAAGCTTAATTCCTTTTGGTGATGTTGCAAGTCTTGCCATAGTCACTCTCATCATAGTGTCACACAACTTTTGGCTAGCAGTTAGGGTTTTAGGTGTTTCTGTGGTTGTTGACCAGGTCATCGATCAAGCGATCGCACCTCGGCTATTAGGTAGTTTTACTGGGCTTAAACCAATATGGATTTTAATTTCTTTGTTAATAGGAACATATATTGGTGGAGTACTGGGGTTATTAATTGCTGTTCCTGTAGCTGGTGTGATTAAAGATGCTATCAATGGTTGGTCGTCCGTATCTGATTCTTCTCAGAACATTATTGAGAGTAAAGAATTGGCAGAAATTAAGGATTGTTAG
- a CDS encoding bifunctional orotidine-5'-phosphate decarboxylase/orotate phosphoribosyltransferase codes for MNFFDKLNEAIVQNQSILFVGLDPNPEMMPVGYKSQDIMPRLWDWLQFIISETADKVCAYKPTLGFYEALGIPGLELLHKTLAAIPSHIPIILDAKHSDLNTSTLFAHTVFTEWNVDAITLSSYAGQDHVAPFLVYPDKAVFILCCTSNPTAIKLQHYPTDESPFYLQIVKESRTWGTPEQLGLEVGTTKSEVIARIRADAPERIIMTRSIWAEGNNINQILAAGLNKNGDGLLIPVPQDMLSREDLSKQVLSLQEEINRAKTEINLDASSCSVWLPNICLLNQHPLQDLILQLYDIGCVMFGNYVQASGAVFPYYIDLRKIISNPQLFNQVLKAYEDILRTLKFDRVAGIPYGSLPTATGLALRLHCPMIFPRKEVKAHGTRRVIEGEFYPGETIVVVDDILISGKSVMEGAEKLKSAGLNVEDIVVFINHEQGVMNRLQENGYRGYAVLTISEITETLYTAGRIEREQFLALKTEE; via the coding sequence ATGAACTTTTTTGATAAATTAAATGAAGCAATTGTACAAAATCAAAGTATCCTTTTTGTCGGACTCGACCCCAACCCAGAAATGATGCCTGTTGGATACAAATCCCAAGATATCATGCCTCGCTTGTGGGATTGGTTGCAATTCATCATTTCCGAAACAGCCGATAAAGTTTGCGCGTATAAACCAACACTGGGATTTTATGAAGCTTTAGGTATTCCAGGCTTAGAACTGCTGCACAAAACCCTAGCAGCTATTCCTTCCCATATTCCAATTATTTTAGATGCCAAACACAGCGATTTAAACACAAGTACCCTCTTTGCCCATACTGTGTTTACAGAATGGAATGTTGATGCCATCACTTTGAGTTCTTATGCAGGACAAGACCATGTTGCACCGTTTTTAGTTTATCCAGATAAAGCTGTTTTTATTTTATGCTGTACTTCCAATCCTACTGCTATAAAGTTACAGCATTATCCTACAGATGAATCACCTTTTTATTTACAAATAGTTAAAGAATCTAGAACTTGGGGAACCCCAGAACAATTAGGTTTGGAAGTGGGAACAACAAAGTCTGAAGTGATAGCACGGATTCGTGCAGATGCTCCCGAACGTATTATTATGACTCGTAGTATCTGGGCAGAAGGAAACAACATTAATCAAATTTTAGCAGCAGGTTTAAACAAAAATGGCGATGGTCTGTTAATTCCCGTACCCCAAGATATGTTGTCACGGGAAGATTTATCCAAGCAAGTCCTGTCTTTACAAGAAGAAATCAATCGAGCAAAAACAGAAATTAACCTTGATGCTTCGAGTTGTTCTGTCTGGTTACCTAACATTTGTTTGCTCAATCAACATCCCCTACAAGATTTGATTTTGCAACTTTACGACATTGGCTGCGTTATGTTTGGCAACTACGTGCAAGCTTCAGGTGCTGTATTTCCTTACTACATCGATTTACGCAAAATTATTTCCAATCCTCAACTTTTTAATCAAGTTCTTAAAGCATATGAGGATATTTTAAGAACATTAAAATTCGATAGAGTAGCAGGTATACCCTACGGATCTTTGCCTACAGCAACTGGTTTAGCCCTACGTCTCCATTGTCCCATGATTTTCCCTCGCAAAGAGGTAAAAGCCCACGGTACGCGACGGGTGATTGAGGGAGAGTTTTATCCCGGTGAGACGATTGTAGTTGTTGATGATATTCTCATTAGTGGCAAAAGCGTGATGGAAGGAGCAGAAAAATTAAAATCTGCGGGGTTAAATGTTGAGGATATTGTGGTTTTTATCAACCACGAACAAGGAGTTATGAACAGGCTACAAGAAAACGGTTATCGAGGTTATGCCGTTTTAACAATATCAGAAATTACAGAAACGCTCTACACAGCTGGACGGATCGAGCGGGAACAATTTTTAGCTTTGAAGACTGAAGAGTAA
- a CDS encoding zinc-dependent metalloprotease family protein: protein MKTPIWERIDLTRPPKPRCQGCHSRIQTQWEFCPSCGQTLIEKDNEFRRCIWVDISGMEVEDENRETITAILIDAFSKLYGAFRSVKVFLTSDPPNPKEWVDGFTHVHVFADNQVVDYLGVATFKLGMVTDLAIVRIDQVFNASYNASLNINQLSNLIANTIAHEIGHTLGLDHSALPTDVMHDGLDHMIHSLMPPSFHASQINSMNNTIRKYATLKSPLKPIKDS from the coding sequence TTGAAAACTCCCATTTGGGAACGTATAGACTTGACTAGACCGCCAAAACCACGATGTCAGGGATGCCATTCACGCATCCAGACTCAGTGGGAGTTTTGTCCTTCCTGCGGACAAACTCTTATAGAAAAAGATAACGAATTTCGCCGTTGCATCTGGGTAGATATATCTGGAATGGAGGTAGAAGACGAGAACAGAGAAACAATCACTGCTATTCTTATTGATGCTTTTTCCAAGCTTTACGGTGCATTTAGAAGCGTCAAAGTATTTTTAACCTCAGATCCACCCAATCCTAAAGAATGGGTAGACGGTTTTACTCACGTCCATGTATTTGCTGACAACCAAGTAGTTGATTATTTAGGAGTGGCTACTTTTAAACTTGGTATGGTTACAGACCTTGCTATTGTCCGCATTGACCAAGTCTTTAACGCTTCTTACAACGCTAGTCTTAACATCAATCAATTGTCTAACTTAATTGCTAATACCATCGCCCATGAAATTGGCCATACATTGGGGTTAGATCACTCTGCACTACCCACGGATGTTATGCATGATGGACTCGATCATATGATTCATAGCTTAATGCCTCCATCATTTCACGCTTCGCAAATCAACTCCATGAACAATACCATTCGCAAATACGCGACCCTTAAAAGTCCCTTAAAACCTATCAAAGATAGCTAA
- a CDS encoding DUF4365 domain-containing protein yields MYITTQKEEFSYAYINAVASAAGYSFQIAPRPLDLVGVDITITGLVSPDSRRRTRLDLQVKCTSRDLLGSDSIRYPLDIKNYDELRNDNPDDDPLILVVVLVPDNVDDWLHQSEDKLCLKHCAYWMSLYGQPQSENQTTVTVYLPRQNVFSVDTLKNLMQRTASGERI; encoded by the coding sequence ATGTACATAACGACTCAGAAAGAAGAATTTAGCTATGCTTATATCAATGCAGTAGCATCTGCAGCAGGTTATTCATTCCAGATAGCACCTAGACCTTTGGATTTAGTTGGAGTTGACATCACCATTACAGGATTAGTTTCCCCAGATTCCCGGCGTCGTACTCGTCTTGATTTACAAGTGAAATGTACTTCAAGAGATTTACTAGGCAGTGACTCTATTAGATATCCTTTAGATATAAAAAATTACGATGAATTGAGAAATGATAATCCTGACGATGACCCCCTTATCTTGGTCGTTGTTTTAGTTCCTGATAATGTAGATGATTGGTTACATCAGTCTGAAGACAAACTTTGCTTAAAACATTGTGCTTATTGGATGTCCCTGTATGGTCAACCACAAAGTGAAAATCAAACCACTGTCACTGTCTATCTACCCCGTCAAAACGTATTTAGTGTAGACACTTTAAAAAATCTGATGCAACGCACTGCCTCTGGAGAACGTATATGA